From one Deinococcus aetherius genomic stretch:
- a CDS encoding ParB/RepB/Spo0J family partition protein has product MTRKARPAIGARLSGLVEGVETLGQPATTTLPVDSLRPGVFQPRVHFSPEALEELARSIREQGVLQPLLVRPLGDGGYELVAGERRWRAAQLAGLREVPVLVRDLTDEQARLAAAVENLQRENLNPLEEVRARLAVAASALGVPPGEAAARLFALDRRPEENPEAIARLDALFGALGRETWRSFVKNRAAVLNLPEDVQAAVREGLDYRKALVVGRVADEARRAELLDLAGQGETVQGLRERLRPPQTGDPAREVARRLADRRTLARLDTTRRRKVERLLRQIGELLDEG; this is encoded by the coding sequence GTGACCCGCAAGGCCCGGCCCGCCATCGGCGCCCGCCTGAGCGGTCTGGTGGAGGGGGTGGAGACGCTGGGGCAACCCGCCACCACGACCCTGCCGGTGGACTCGCTGCGCCCGGGAGTCTTCCAGCCGCGCGTCCACTTCTCGCCCGAGGCGCTCGAAGAACTCGCCCGCAGTATCCGGGAGCAGGGGGTGCTCCAGCCGCTCCTCGTCCGGCCGCTGGGGGACGGGGGCTACGAACTCGTGGCCGGGGAGAGGCGCTGGCGGGCCGCCCAGCTCGCGGGGCTGCGCGAGGTGCCCGTGCTCGTCCGCGACCTCACTGACGAGCAGGCCCGGCTCGCCGCCGCCGTCGAGAACCTGCAACGCGAGAACCTCAACCCGCTGGAGGAGGTGCGCGCCCGGCTCGCGGTCGCCGCCTCGGCCCTGGGCGTGCCCCCGGGTGAGGCCGCCGCCCGCCTCTTCGCGCTCGACCGCCGCCCGGAGGAGAACCCCGAGGCGATCGCCCGGCTCGACGCCCTCTTCGGCGCCCTCGGACGCGAGACTTGGCGCAGCTTCGTCAAGAATCGCGCCGCCGTCCTCAACCTCCCGGAAGACGTCCAGGCGGCGGTTCGGGAGGGGCTGGACTACCGCAAGGCTCTTGTCGTCGGCCGGGTGGCGGACGAGGCGCGGCGGGCCGAACTCCTCGATCTCGCCGGACAGGGGGAGACCGTGCAGGGGCTGCGAGAGCGGCTGCGGCCCCCTCAGACGGGCGACCCGGCCCGGGAGGTCGCCCGCCGCCTCGCCGACCGGCGCACGCTCGCCCGCCTCGACACGACGCGGCGCCGCAAGGTCGAGAGGCTGCTGCGGCAGATCGGCGAGCTGCTGGACGAGGGTTAG
- a CDS encoding endonuclease domain-containing protein encodes MDRFSRREGRERSRALRERSTPQEVLLWEHLRAGRQLGVKFKRQQPLGFYIADFVALERKLIIELDGSHHAGSEYDAVRDAELRARGFTVLRFWNNEVTDNLEGVLARVAEALE; translated from the coding sequence GTGGATAGGTTTTCGCGGCGGGAGGGCAGGGAGAGGTCGCGCGCCCTGCGGGAGCGGAGCACGCCGCAGGAGGTATTGCTGTGGGAGCACTTGCGGGCAGGCCGCCAGCTGGGCGTGAAGTTCAAGCGTCAGCAGCCACTCGGGTTTTACATCGCCGACTTTGTGGCGTTGGAGCGAAAATTGATCATCGAATTGGACGGCAGCCACCACGCCGGAAGCGAGTACGACGCTGTAAGGGATGCCGAACTTCGTGCCCGGGGCTTCACCGTCCTGCGCTTCTGGAACAACGAGGTGACGGACAACCTGGAGGGCGTACTGGCGCGAGTAGCCGAAGCCCTGGAGTAG
- a CDS encoding sulfite oxidase, producing the protein MPPSPPDLGPAPYLITREQSPPNLEFPFRNLNARVTPTASFYVRSHFPTPFLTAEDWSLTVGGAVTRPLRLGLAELRALPARTLTATMECAGNGRVFLTPRRRGVAWELGAVGTAEWTGVPLSKVLERAGLLGTACEVVLEGADRGTLTDPLPTPGDIPYARSVPLDKALGDVLLAYRMNGEALTPNHGFPVRAVVPGWYGMASVKWLTSVQVTAEPFQGYFQTVDYAYWETRDGLPPQLRPIGAMEVKATIARPAPHEEVPCDAVYEVAGAAWAGETDVARVEVSVDGGCTWREAEFLDPPTPHVWRRWRFAWHTPIRPGRRTLVARATDARDRTQPGAHDPARGGYMITHPLPVEVDVRERSP; encoded by the coding sequence ATGCCGCCATCCCCCCCAGACCTGGGCCCCGCGCCCTACCTGATCACCCGCGAGCAGTCGCCGCCCAACCTGGAGTTTCCCTTCCGGAACCTGAACGCCCGGGTGACGCCCACGGCGAGCTTCTACGTCCGCAGCCACTTTCCCACTCCATTCCTGACCGCCGAGGACTGGAGCCTGACGGTAGGTGGAGCGGTCACCCGTCCCCTCCGGCTGGGCCTCGCCGAGTTGCGCGCCCTGCCCGCGCGCACCCTCACGGCGACGATGGAGTGCGCCGGGAACGGGCGCGTCTTCCTGACGCCCCGGCGGCGCGGGGTGGCCTGGGAACTCGGCGCGGTGGGCACGGCCGAGTGGACCGGCGTGCCGCTTTCAAAGGTGCTCGAAAGGGCCGGACTCCTCGGCACGGCCTGCGAGGTGGTGCTGGAGGGCGCCGACCGGGGCACGTTGACTGACCCGTTGCCGACCCCCGGTGATATCCCCTACGCGCGGAGTGTTCCCCTGGACAAGGCGCTGGGCGACGTGCTGCTGGCCTACAGGATGAACGGGGAGGCGCTGACCCCCAACCACGGCTTCCCCGTGCGCGCGGTCGTGCCGGGGTGGTACGGCATGGCGTCGGTGAAGTGGCTCACGTCGGTTCAGGTGACGGCCGAGCCCTTCCAGGGGTACTTCCAGACGGTGGACTACGCCTACTGGGAGACGCGGGACGGCCTGCCGCCCCAGCTCCGGCCCATCGGCGCGATGGAGGTCAAGGCCACCATTGCCCGCCCAGCCCCCCACGAGGAGGTGCCCTGCGACGCCGTTTACGAGGTCGCGGGGGCGGCGTGGGCGGGTGAGACGGATGTCGCGCGGGTCGAGGTCAGCGTGGACGGCGGGTGCACCTGGAGGGAGGCCGAGTTCCTCGATCCGCCCACGCCTCACGTCTGGCGGCGTTGGCGCTTCGCCTGGCACACGCCCATCCGTCCCGGCCGCCGCACCCTCGTCGCCCGCGCCACCGACGCGCGGGACCGCACCCAGCCCGGGGCCCACGACCCGGCGCGAGGCGGATACATGATCACCCATCCCCTGCCCGTCGAGGTAGACGTGCGCGAGAGGTCGCCGTGA
- the hpaD gene encoding 3,4-dihydroxyphenylacetate 2,3-dioxygenase, producing the protein MTDPLTEPRPDVIRIAHAVFTVTDLAASRDFYVGLLGLNVLHEEPGALYLRGVEDREWTLKLEQAPGAGVRHLAYRVRGDADLDALVALAEREGLPYRWEEDLDRPRLLRMQDPFGVPVAFYRESRTHPWLLQDYHLHRGPGLQRVDHVNVMTPDVEGMMGWYGSRLGFRTSELTEDETGRVWAAWVQRRGGVHDLAMTNGAGPRLHHWAYWMPDAMSIIRACDILAGARQPERIERGPGRHGISNAFFLYVRDPDGHRIELYTSDYVTVDPDFEPIRWQRDDPRRQTLWGARTPRSWFEEGSRLEAFEGGWVEPVEGDLRGMPVHVI; encoded by the coding sequence ATGACTGACCCGCTCACGGAACCGCGCCCCGACGTGATCCGCATCGCCCACGCGGTGTTCACCGTGACCGACCTCGCCGCCTCGCGGGACTTCTACGTGGGACTGCTCGGCCTGAACGTGCTCCACGAGGAACCCGGCGCCCTCTACCTGCGCGGCGTGGAGGACCGCGAGTGGACGCTGAAGCTGGAGCAGGCGCCGGGGGCGGGGGTGCGGCACCTCGCCTACCGGGTGCGGGGGGACGCGGACCTCGACGCTCTCGTCGCCCTGGCCGAACGTGAGGGTCTCCCCTACCGCTGGGAGGAGGATCTCGACCGCCCCCGGCTGCTGCGGATGCAAGACCCCTTCGGCGTGCCCGTCGCCTTCTACCGCGAGAGCCGCACCCACCCCTGGCTGCTTCAGGACTACCACCTCCACCGGGGTCCCGGACTGCAACGGGTGGACCACGTGAACGTGATGACGCCCGACGTGGAGGGGATGATGGGATGGTACGGCTCCCGGCTGGGCTTCCGCACCTCCGAACTCACCGAGGACGAGACGGGGCGGGTCTGGGCCGCCTGGGTGCAGCGCCGGGGCGGCGTCCACGATCTCGCCATGACGAACGGCGCCGGGCCGAGGCTGCACCACTGGGCCTACTGGATGCCCGACGCCATGAGCATCATCCGGGCCTGCGACATCCTGGCGGGGGCGCGGCAGCCCGAGCGCATCGAGCGCGGCCCCGGACGGCACGGCATCTCCAACGCCTTTTTCCTGTACGTCCGCGACCCCGACGGCCACCGCATCGAGCTGTACACCAGCGACTACGTGACGGTGGACCCCGACTTCGAGCCCATCCGCTGGCAGCGCGACGACCCCCGCCGCCAGACCCTCTGGGGCGCGAGGACCCCCCGCAGCTGGTTCGAGGAGGGCTCGCGCCTGGAGGCCTTCGAGGGCGGCTGGGTGGAGCCGGTCGAGGGGGACTTGCGGGGAATGCCCGTCCACGTCATCTAG
- the hpaB gene encoding 4-hydroxyphenylacetate 3-monooxygenase, oxygenase component — protein sequence MATLTGQQFLDRLRHNPPTLYVDGARVADPTTHPATRNMARSLAGLYDLQHRPEMRDALTFEEGGERFPMSLLVPRSKEDLGRIGEAHRIRANSSLGFLGRAPDYMNANVMAAGMGAGYFAGCEASGDGVRDFAANMRRYYEFVRENDLCLTHALTNPQVNRAKQASELPDPYIALGVVEEREDGVVVRGARMMATLPIADEILVFPSTVLKENADKSRYAMGFALPTNAPGLSFQCREPFDVGRDPEDHPLGSRFDEQDAFVIFDDVLVPWERVFLLYDVELANKAYAGTDAVLHMAYQVVNLKIAKTEAFLGAAQAMVEAVGSGGFQHVQSKVAEIIVTLEIMRALEIAAREGATLNSYGVMTPARGPLDAARNYYPAVYPRLNELLQLLGASGIIMMPSKADREGPLGPMITKYLQAAGASAEDRLRLFRLAWDMTLSSFGGRQNLYEKFFFGDPVRMHSALYEVYDKRPYVARVHEFLGRVDRAAEVAADD from the coding sequence ATGGCAACCCTCACCGGCCAGCAGTTCCTCGACCGCCTGCGGCACAACCCGCCCACCCTCTACGTGGACGGCGCCCGCGTCGCCGACCCCACCACCCACCCCGCGACCCGCAACATGGCGCGCAGCCTCGCCGGGCTGTACGACCTTCAGCACCGCCCTGAGATGCGTGACGCCCTCACCTTCGAGGAGGGCGGCGAACGCTTCCCGATGAGCCTGCTCGTGCCGAGGTCGAAGGAGGACCTGGGGCGCATCGGCGAGGCTCACCGCATCCGGGCGAACTCTTCGCTGGGCTTCCTGGGCCGCGCGCCCGACTACATGAACGCGAACGTGATGGCGGCGGGGATGGGCGCCGGGTACTTCGCCGGGTGCGAGGCGAGCGGGGACGGCGTGCGCGACTTCGCCGCCAACATGCGCCGCTACTACGAGTTCGTGCGCGAGAACGACCTGTGCTTGACCCACGCGCTGACGAACCCACAGGTCAACCGGGCCAAGCAGGCGTCCGAACTCCCCGACCCCTACATCGCGCTCGGCGTGGTGGAGGAACGGGAGGACGGGGTGGTCGTGCGGGGCGCGCGGATGATGGCGACGCTGCCCATCGCGGACGAGATTCTGGTGTTCCCCTCGACGGTCCTCAAGGAGAACGCCGACAAGAGCCGCTACGCGATGGGCTTCGCGCTCCCGACGAACGCGCCCGGCCTGAGCTTCCAGTGCCGCGAACCCTTCGACGTGGGGCGCGACCCGGAGGACCACCCGCTCGGCAGCCGCTTCGACGAGCAGGACGCCTTCGTGATTTTCGACGACGTGCTCGTGCCGTGGGAGCGCGTCTTCCTGCTGTACGACGTGGAGCTGGCGAACAAAGCCTACGCCGGAACCGACGCCGTGCTCCACATGGCCTATCAGGTCGTGAACCTCAAGATCGCCAAGACCGAGGCCTTCCTGGGCGCCGCGCAGGCGATGGTGGAGGCGGTCGGCAGCGGTGGGTTCCAGCACGTCCAGAGCAAGGTCGCCGAGATCATCGTCACCCTGGAGATCATGCGGGCCCTGGAGATCGCGGCGCGTGAGGGAGCCACCCTGAACAGCTATGGGGTGATGACCCCGGCGCGCGGTCCCCTCGACGCCGCCCGGAACTACTACCCGGCGGTTTACCCCCGCCTGAACGAACTCCTGCAACTCCTCGGCGCCTCGGGCATCATCATGATGCCGAGCAAGGCTGACCGCGAGGGACCGCTCGGGCCGATGATCACCAAGTACCTCCAGGCGGCGGGCGCGAGCGCGGAGGACCGGCTGCGTCTCTTCCGCCTCGCCTGGGACATGACGCTGAGTTCCTTCGGCGGGCGCCAGAACCTCTACGAGAAGTTCTTCTTCGGCGACCCGGTGCGGATGCACTCGGCCCTGTACGAGGTGTACGACAAGCGGCCCTACGTGGCGCGGGTGCACGAGTTCCTGGGCCGGGTGGACCGGGCGGCGGAGGTGGCGGCGGATGACTGA
- a CDS encoding ParA family protein codes for MRTLTFFNHAGGVMKSSLTRDVGYTLSQAGLRVLLVDLDPQANLTDWLGVSGVTRDQTVYDTATRGEPLPSPVPAHGLHLIPSDVSLALAEGQMMGVVGAHLHLRQALQAVAAEYDVTLVDSPPSLGQLSILGALAADHLIVPVPTRQKGMNALAGLSEAMATYRKLRPDLTVALYVPTLYDARRSHDREALAALQKLLRPLASPVPDRGAVWNDSASAGQPVGVYAPGSPVHRDVLRVTAEIARAAHLGVQIPGVEA; via the coding sequence ATGCGCACGCTGACGTTCTTCAACCACGCGGGTGGGGTCATGAAGTCGAGCCTGACCCGCGACGTGGGGTACACCCTCTCGCAAGCGGGGCTGCGGGTGCTTCTCGTGGACCTCGACCCCCAGGCGAACCTGACCGACTGGCTGGGCGTGAGCGGCGTGACCCGAGATCAGACGGTGTACGACACGGCCACGCGGGGCGAGCCTCTCCCCTCCCCCGTTCCCGCTCACGGCCTGCACCTGATTCCCAGCGACGTATCCCTGGCGCTCGCCGAGGGGCAGATGATGGGCGTGGTGGGGGCGCACCTGCACCTGCGGCAGGCGCTTCAGGCGGTCGCCGCCGAGTACGACGTGACGCTGGTCGACAGCCCGCCCAGCCTGGGGCAGCTCTCGATCCTGGGGGCGCTCGCCGCCGACCACCTGATCGTTCCTGTCCCCACCCGTCAGAAGGGCATGAACGCGCTGGCTGGGCTGAGCGAGGCGATGGCGACGTACCGCAAGCTGCGCCCGGACCTCACCGTCGCCCTGTACGTGCCCACCCTGTACGACGCGCGGCGCTCGCACGACCGCGAGGCACTGGCGGCCCTCCAGAAGTTGCTGCGGCCACTCGCCAGCCCGGTGCCCGACCGGGGGGCGGTGTGGAACGACAGCGCGAGCGCCGGGCAGCCCGTCGGGGTGTACGCGCCCGGCTCGCCCGTTCACCGTGACGTGCTGCGGGTGACGGCGGAGATCGCCCGCGCCGCGCACCTCGGCGTGCAGATCCCGGGGGTGGAGGCGTGA
- the hpaI gene encoding 4-hydroxy-2-oxoheptanedioate aldolase yields MVNDTSPDNPFKTALARGDTLFGFWLALADPYSAEICAGAGFDWLLIDGEHAPNDVRSTLRQLQAVAPYPAHPVVRPPVGDAVIIKRLLDLRARNLLIPMVESAAQARDLVAATRYPPRGIRGVGSALARASGFSRDAEYVKHADEGVCLLLQVESAAALSALDDIARVEGVDGVFVGPADLSASLGHLGNPGHPDVQAAIRDAAGRIRAAGRAAGILATDQGVARTYLEWGYTFVAVGVDVTLLAGATSRLAARFKG; encoded by the coding sequence GTGGTCAACGACACCAGCCCTGACAACCCCTTCAAGACCGCCCTCGCCCGGGGAGACACCCTCTTCGGCTTCTGGCTCGCCCTCGCCGACCCCTACAGCGCCGAGATCTGTGCCGGGGCGGGCTTCGACTGGCTCCTGATCGACGGGGAGCACGCGCCGAACGATGTGCGCTCGACCCTGCGGCAGCTTCAGGCGGTCGCCCCCTACCCGGCTCACCCGGTCGTGCGCCCGCCCGTCGGGGACGCGGTGATCATCAAGCGGCTCCTCGACCTCAGGGCGCGCAACCTGCTCATCCCGATGGTGGAGTCGGCGGCGCAGGCGCGGGACCTCGTGGCGGCAACCCGCTACCCCCCGCGCGGGATACGCGGCGTCGGGAGTGCCCTCGCCCGCGCGAGCGGCTTCTCCCGGGACGCGGAGTATGTCAAACACGCCGACGAGGGCGTCTGCCTCCTCCTCCAGGTCGAGTCGGCCGCCGCCCTGAGTGCCCTCGACGACATCGCCCGGGTGGAGGGGGTGGACGGCGTGTTCGTCGGCCCGGCGGACCTCTCCGCCAGCCTCGGCCACCTGGGAAATCCCGGGCACCCCGACGTGCAGGCGGCCATCCGGGACGCGGCGGGTCGGATTCGGGCGGCGGGCCGGGCGGCGGGCATCCTCGCCACCGACCAGGGAGTGGCGCGCACGTACCTGGAATGGGGCTACACCTTCGTCGCCGTCGGGGTGGACGTGACCCTGCTCGCGGGCGCGACCTCCCGCCTGGCGGCCCGCTTCAAGGGGTAG
- the hpaH gene encoding 2-oxo-hept-4-ene-1,7-dioate hydratase, with protein MTPGPHPQRLIPDAELPALAAELEAAEASGVQLSPFSERFPGMTVADAYAVQRAWVAHKLAGGRRVVGHKIGLTSRAMQLASRIDEPDYGALLDDMFFEPNGDVPLSRFLAPKVEVELAFVLRADLRGPGVNVFDVLRTTEYVTPAAEIIDARIERVSASTGRPRRVTDTISDNAANAGVILGGRAVRPDGLDLRWAAALCIRNGVIEETGVAAGVLGHPASGVAWLANRLAPHGESLSAGEVVLAGSFIRPVDISPGDVFTFDYGRLGTFSCRFAGEPRGQRHQP; from the coding sequence GTGACGCCAGGCCCCCACCCCCAGCGCCTCATCCCGGACGCCGAGCTGCCCGCCCTGGCCGCCGAGCTGGAGGCGGCGGAGGCGAGCGGAGTCCAGCTCTCCCCCTTCTCGGAGCGCTTTCCGGGCATGACGGTTGCGGACGCCTACGCCGTGCAGCGCGCGTGGGTAGCGCACAAGCTCGCTGGGGGGCGGCGCGTCGTGGGCCACAAGATCGGCCTCACCTCGCGCGCCATGCAGCTCGCCTCGCGGATCGACGAGCCCGACTACGGGGCGCTCCTCGACGACATGTTCTTCGAGCCGAACGGGGACGTTCCCCTCTCGCGGTTTCTCGCGCCGAAGGTGGAGGTCGAACTCGCCTTCGTCCTGCGGGCCGACCTGCGGGGGCCGGGGGTCAACGTGTTCGACGTGCTGCGCACGACCGAGTACGTCACCCCCGCCGCCGAGATCATCGACGCCCGGATCGAGCGGGTGAGCGCCAGCACCGGAAGGCCCCGCCGCGTGACCGACACCATCAGCGACAACGCCGCGAACGCCGGGGTGATCCTGGGAGGGCGGGCCGTGCGCCCGGACGGCCTCGACCTGCGCTGGGCGGCGGCCCTGTGCATTCGCAACGGCGTGATCGAGGAGACGGGGGTGGCGGCGGGCGTGCTCGGTCACCCGGCGTCCGGGGTCGCCTGGCTCGCCAACCGGCTCGCGCCGCACGGGGAGAGTCTGTCTGCGGGCGAGGTCGTGCTCGCCGGGTCCTTCATCCGCCCGGTGGACATCTCCCCCGGGGACGTGTTCACCTTCGACTACGGGCGGCTGGGAACCTTCTCGTGCCGCTTCGCCGGGGAGCCTCGTGGTCAACGACACCAGCCCTGA
- a CDS encoding HAD family hydrolase, whose amino-acid sequence MIVAFVNPEGILTALLPGEEPSTAQVALAALLSGAELVPVTGLDEEGLLEVPAAFTSWQVLGHGAVVLTPDGEEDPAWRRLTAETLEEYEGALRLAHQAAQHIGWLGQLGTEAHLHERHGRPLMATLTHPHHLTHALAAAAREWRTWLDESPFRGRLRLIEGTTALTMLPREINPESAVNYVLSQLGDVTLTLGASAAPSDAAFLALCDYALTPGGGPVLEAAQAALGGSGEGEDE is encoded by the coding sequence ATGATCGTCGCATTCGTGAATCCCGAGGGCATCCTGACCGCGCTCCTCCCCGGGGAAGAGCCCAGCACCGCGCAGGTCGCCCTCGCGGCCCTGCTGTCGGGCGCCGAACTCGTCCCCGTGACGGGGCTGGACGAGGAGGGCCTGCTGGAGGTTCCGGCAGCCTTCACCTCCTGGCAGGTGCTCGGACACGGGGCCGTCGTCCTCACCCCGGACGGCGAGGAGGACCCGGCGTGGCGCCGCCTCACCGCAGAGACGCTGGAGGAGTACGAGGGCGCCCTGCGCCTGGCCCACCAGGCCGCCCAGCATATCGGCTGGCTGGGGCAACTCGGCACCGAAGCGCACCTCCACGAGCGGCACGGGCGCCCCCTGATGGCGACCCTGACCCACCCCCACCACCTCACCCACGCCCTTGCGGCGGCGGCCCGCGAGTGGCGAACCTGGCTGGACGAGAGCCCCTTCCGGGGTCGGCTGCGCCTGATCGAGGGGACGACTGCCCTCACCATGCTCCCGCGCGAGATCAACCCCGAGAGCGCCGTCAACTACGTCCTCTCGCAACTCGGCGACGTCACCCTCACGCTCGGGGCGAGCGCCGCCCCCTCGGACGCGGCCTTCCTCGCCCTGTGCGACTACGCGCTGACCCCGGGGGGCGGCCCTGTCCTGGAGGCGGCTCAGGCAGCCCTGGGGGGCAGCGGGGAGGGCGAGGACGAGTGA
- a CDS encoding VOC family protein, giving the protein MPLLEHVALKALDLGRTQVFYEALGANVSRPAGGQRLFATFDGRTRLIFDQVDFSPDSGALTYLGLELASFDEVDALFTRLATQANIHRDMREEYSHATGPYGFFVLDPDGYVVKVFKYNATEEA; this is encoded by the coding sequence GTGCCCCTGCTAGAACACGTCGCCCTCAAGGCCCTTGACCTTGGCCGCACCCAGGTCTTCTACGAGGCCCTCGGAGCCAACGTCTCTCGCCCTGCCGGTGGGCAGCGGCTATTCGCCACTTTCGACGGTCGGACGCGACTGATTTTTGACCAAGTCGACTTCTCCCCCGATTCGGGCGCCCTGACCTACTTAGGTCTTGAACTGGCTTCCTTTGACGAGGTGGATGCGCTGTTCACCCGGCTGGCAACTCAAGCGAACATTCACCGGGACATGCGTGAGGAATACAGTCATGCCACCGGACCTTACGGCTTTTTCGTGCTTGACCCGGATGGCTACGTCGTCAAGGTCTTCAAATACAACGCTACCGAAGAGGCATAA
- a CDS encoding glycoside hydrolase family 32 protein, with translation MSASRDLSDPQRPSWHFTAPRGWLNDPVGLGHHGGWHHVFYQYNPHAACWSMMHWGQARTRDFTSWEDAPLALLPGTPHDREGCWSGSLVYEGGVPTLVYTGVSDPTHQAGSASVNVAPGVEGPDGSLHGFRAHPQAVLRWPRSGEVPGLTLTAWRDPTLRRVEGEDGRGEWRLVVGIGTEERGGGALLYAGEDLRTWRLLGALLLGEAGGEDPGEVWECAQLLDLGEAAMLIASRMRGGGPDGTLAVTGTLRGDAFEVTRGEPLDHSPLFYAPQAYRAPGERLLLIGWVREVRPADIQLASGWSGALSVPREIEVREGRVWQTPARELLTLRERAVCPGELLPTRLDLDLRLPGGGSFVIEQDGHPLVRLEGNDGEVSILTSSHVVTLPSPGASLRLLLDASVVEVFADGRSATLRTAPEHRLCTLTASGGATCRGWTLSPAFSQTPGESDRPAD, from the coding sequence ATGTCCGCCTCCCGCGACCTGAGCGACCCGCAGCGCCCCTCATGGCATTTCACCGCCCCGCGCGGCTGGCTCAACGACCCCGTCGGGCTGGGGCATCACGGCGGGTGGCACCACGTCTTCTACCAGTACAACCCGCACGCGGCCTGCTGGAGCATGATGCACTGGGGGCAGGCCCGCACCCGCGACTTCACCTCCTGGGAGGACGCGCCGCTCGCCCTGCTGCCGGGCACCCCGCACGACCGCGAGGGCTGCTGGAGCGGCTCGCTCGTCTACGAGGGCGGGGTGCCGACTCTGGTGTACACGGGCGTGAGCGACCCGACGCATCAGGCGGGCAGCGCCAGCGTGAACGTCGCGCCGGGGGTGGAGGGCCCCGACGGCTCGCTCCACGGCTTCCGCGCCCACCCGCAGGCGGTGCTTCGCTGGCCTCGCTCGGGGGAGGTGCCCGGCCTGACGCTGACGGCGTGGCGCGATCCCACCTTGCGGCGCGTCGAGGGGGAGGACGGGCGCGGGGAATGGCGGCTCGTCGTGGGAATCGGTACTGAGGAGCGGGGCGGCGGCGCGCTCCTGTACGCCGGGGAGGACCTGCGCACCTGGCGCCTCCTGGGTGCCCTGCTCCTCGGCGAGGCGGGCGGGGAGGACCCCGGCGAGGTCTGGGAGTGCGCTCAACTCCTCGACCTCGGGGAGGCGGCCATGTTGATCGCCTCGCGGATGAGGGGCGGCGGCCCGGACGGCACCCTCGCCGTGACGGGCACGCTCCGTGGCGACGCCTTCGAGGTGACGCGCGGGGAGCCGCTCGACCACTCGCCCCTCTTCTATGCTCCGCAGGCGTACCGGGCGCCCGGGGAACGCCTTCTCCTCATCGGCTGGGTCCGCGAGGTGAGACCGGCCGACATCCAGCTGGCGAGTGGCTGGTCGGGCGCCCTGAGCGTGCCCCGCGAGATCGAGGTGCGGGAGGGCCGGGTCTGGCAGACCCCCGCCCGCGAACTCCTGACCCTGCGGGAGCGCGCGGTCTGCCCCGGCGAACTTCTCCCCACCCGGCTCGACCTCGACCTGCGCCTGCCGGGCGGCGGCAGCTTCGTGATCGAGCAGGACGGGCACCCCCTCGTCCGGCTGGAGGGGAACGATGGGGAGGTCTCGATCCTGACCTCCTCCCACGTAGTGACGCTGCCCAGTCCTGGCGCCTCGCTCCGGCTCCTGCTCGACGCCTCCGTCGTAGAGGTCTTCGCCGACGGACGAAGCGCGACTCTGCGCACAGCACCGGAACATCGCCTCTGCACCCTGACGGCGAGCGGCGGGGCGACTTGCCGGGGTTGGACGCTCAGCCCTGCCTTCTCCCAAACCCCGGGGGAGTCGGACCGGCCAGCGGACTGA